The following coding sequences lie in one Glycine max cultivar Williams 82 chromosome 19, Glycine_max_v4.0, whole genome shotgun sequence genomic window:
- the LOC100793543 gene encoding uncharacterized protein, with product MGDWGPVFVSVVLFILLSPGLLVQIPGRGRFIEFGNFQTSGLSILIHAILYFALVCIFMLAIGIHMYMG from the coding sequence atgGGAGATTGGGGGCCAGTTTTTGTTTCTGTGGTGCTTTTCATTCTCCTCAGTCCAGGGCTCTTGGTCCAGATACCTGGAAGAGGCAGGTTCATAGAGTTTGGTAACTTTCAGACCAGTGGATTATCAATACTGATCCATGCTATCCTCTACTTTGCTCTCGTGTGCATCTTCATGTTAGCAATTGGGATCCACATGTACATGGGGTAA